A portion of the Glycine max cultivar Williams 82 chromosome 10, Glycine_max_v4.0, whole genome shotgun sequence genome contains these proteins:
- the LOC102666665 gene encoding uncharacterized protein: MANSFIGEILKQQLHPQKEDMWIWKHDSSGHYSKKSGYDLIRREVAGADHTSDFVELWKLKIPAKSVVFAWRIIRDRLPTKSNLRRRQVMLTDTLCPFCRTEEEEATHLFFSCSNILPLWWESLSWVNLTTALPQNPRDHFLQHEIGKNQGKKATRWKCWWIALTRTIWQHRNIIVFQNGSFDGSKLMDVGQVHGEGFCNVDMGQIHGEGFCNTL, from the coding sequence ATGGCGAATTCCTTTATTGGGGAGATATTGAAGCAGCAACTACACCCTCAAAAGGAGGACATGTGGATATGGAAACACGACTCAAGTGGACATTACTCAAAAAAATCAGGGTATGACCTAATAAGGAGAGAAGTAGCGGGGGCAGATCATACTTCGGATTTTGTGGAGCTATGGAAACTCAAAATTCCAGCTAAGTCTGTGGTGTTTGCCTGGAGGATAATTAGGGATAGACTACCAACAAAGTCAAACCTAAGAAGGAGACAAGTCATGTTAACAGATACATTATGCCCTTTTTGTAGAACTGAAGAGGAGGAGGCTACTCACCTATTCTTTAGTTGTTCCAACATCCTCCCTCTATGGTGGGAGTCATTGTCTTGGGTTAATCTAACTACAGCTCTACCTCAAAACCCAAGGGATCACTTCTTGCAACATGAAATTGGGAAAAATCAGGGAAAGAAGGCTACAAGATGGAAATGCTGGTGGATTGCTCTCACAAGAACAATATGGCAGCATAGAAACATAATAGTTTTCCAAAACGGAAGTTTTGATGGAAGCAAATTGATGGATGTGGGTCAAGTCCATGGAGAAGGATTTTGTAATGTGGACATGGGTCAAATCCATGGAGAAGGATTTTGTAATACACTTTAA